CTCCACCAGTTCAAAGTAATGGATCTTTTTATCGGCCTTGAAGGAATGGTTGGTGATATCTGCCACTACCCAGTACGTCTGTCCCTTAAAGCGGGAATGGATCGTATCCTGGATCTGGCCGGTGAGCTGTGAGAGTCTGATATGCTGGTCTGGTCCCATATTGTTTTTAGGGGTCTGCTGCTGTTTGTTTTTTCTTCTTCACCGCTAAGATAGCTATTCTCAGGCGGATCTCAAAAACAGAAAAAAGAGAGGTTAATTTTCAATTCAAAACGGGTTAAAAGGGCAGCCAAAGTAGTGCCCGCCCTCACCTGCATGCGCATAACGGCTCCTGGCCGCCCTTCGGGACTTATAGCACTCCGGCTCGGTATCTAGCCACTTTTCTTCTGCTTTCTTTTTTCCCGTTTTTTCTTTTGAAAAATTTGCGTTGCGGACGACGGAGGAAGAAATCTGAAATAAGTATTCACTAAAAATTTTATGTCATGGAAATCACAGGACGAATTGTAAAAGATGCCTCCGTTTTTAAAGTAAAAGAAAACCGTGAGGTGGTAAACTTCTCCATAGCAGTCAACGACAGCTATAAACCCAAAGGAAGCACAGAGGTCAAAAAGATTGTAACCTATATCGACTGTTCTTACTGGCTCAGGTCGGGACTGGCGCAGTGGCTCAAAAAAGGAACGCTCGTACAGCTCTTCGGGCGCATCGGGCTGAATGTCTATATCGGAAATGACGCCCGCGCGCACGGCGCTTTGACCTTTCACACATCGGATATTAAAATCCTTGTATTCCCCCAGACGCAGAGCACAAAAGCAGTACCTGCGGCTAAAAAGGACAATAAAAACGAAGAGCCTGACGACCTGCCCTTCTAATTGTTATCTCCATTAAATTTTTACACACGCCTAAATGAAATAGTATGAAAGCCTTAGAAAGATCAAATTACAGTGGGTACCGTGTAAGCGATGCCTTTAATGAAATTATCCTAAAAAGCATTACTTCCTACAGCGGAAAACGCAGAGAAAAGCTCAAATCCTTTTTCCTTGATTTGCAGCAGGGAGGATGCGTGAGCGGCATGATTTCAGAATTTATCTACAACACGGACTGCAAAGCGTTTTACATCGAACATATCGATGACCTTGAAAATATACGTACTGAACTGGAAGAAGCTATCGGCGAGCCGATCGAAAACCGATTTCAAGCCCCGCATTACACCTTTGTCTGCTGGCTCTGCTTCGAGGAATATTGTTATGAGCTCTATTCTAGGCTCTTTGAATAGAAATTTCCAACCTTAAATCTATTCTTATGAAAGCTTCTGAAAATTTTAAAAATGCCATAGAGAAATACCTCAGCACTTTGGCGCAGGGCGATACCGCCTTTGCGCCGCACTTTGCCAAAGCATCCAAGAACCTCGAAAGCTGCATCCATTATATCTTCGGCGAGGTAAAAAAAACAGGCTTGTGCGCCTTTGACAATCAGGAAATCTTCGACATGGCAGTAAAGTACTACACCGATGATTCTATCGGCACGCCTGCGCCGATTGCGTGCAGAGCCGTGGTGCAGACCCCTGCACCGTCCGACCTTTTTACGCAGCCCGAAATCCCTGCTGCGCCTGTCAAAACCGAACCTGTTCCAACCGTAAAAAAAGACGTAAAACCTGCGGCGCAGACCGCCCTGACACTCTTTGACCTATGACACCCAAAACCATCATCGAAAAGCAGCTGACGGCGCTGAGCGCCTCGCTTGCGCCTATTAGAGAAGAGGTATTTACTTGGGCAGAGCAGACTATTTTTCTCAAATGGGGTGTGTTGTCCCGCAGCAGGTTCTACTGCCTGGACTGCGCCCACGTTTGGAAACCCTCCTGTCCAAGCACCTGCGCCAAGTTCACTTCCTGCCCTGCCTGCGCAGGCAGACTCAAAATGATGCCTTATAATCAGGTACATTTTAAGGAAACAGAATATTTCGCCGTTATCGAGCGCTGTGCGGGGTTTCAGGTGGTGCGCATGGACATTTCCCACAAGCACATGAAAAAGAATTTCGCACCCTCCTATTTCCATAAGGAAGTCATGCAGCATTGGATAAACCCCAAAGGTGACGTTCGCACGCTCGCACGCAGCACCAATGTGTTTTCCAGTAACCTTGATGCATGGAAATTCTATTCCCCGCTTGAAATAAAGCCAAAGGATTTCATCCGCAATTCCAGATTCTATATCAATCCCTTCAAGGTTTATCCGCAGATGAAAGTGCTTCCGATCTTAAAACGCAACGGCTTCAAGACTTCGGTATATGACATTGCACCGCACTTATTGTTTTCATCGCTTTTATCCGACCCTGTTGCAGAAACCCTTTTAAAATCCCGACAGCTGAACCTGTTGCAGTATTACCTCTGCGCATCACGGCAGAACATCCGCCGCAACTGGCAGGCGGTGAAGACCGTCATCCGAAACCATTACAAAATTTCAGATGTCCCCGTTTGGGAGGATTATCTCGAACTGCTGCGGTATTTCAAAAAAGACCTTTCATGTCCTTTGTATGTCTGCCCCGAAAACCTCTGCGAAGCGCACGACCATTTTGTGAAAAAGAAAAGGGACTTGCTTCGCAAGAAAAAACTCCGCGACCTGCGCCTTGAAATCGAAAAGGCGCAGAAAAGATATGCAAACGACAAAAAGCGCTTTTTCGGGCTGTCGTTCCGCGATGGGCAGCTCAGCATTTCCGTTATTGAAGAAGTAAAAGATTTTATGGCCGAGGGCGACGACTTGGGGCATTGCGTGTTTACCAATGAGTATTATGTTAGAAAAGATTCGCTGATACTCTCGGCAAAGTTCTGCGATAAGTCCATGGAAACCATCGAAATTTCACTCAGCCGTATGGAAATCCTGCAGTGCAGGGGACTGAAAAACAAGCCCTCCAGACATCACAGACAGATCCTGCAGCTGCTGAGCCAAAACTTATATCAGATAAAGGAGCGCATGAAAAAAAGAAAACCCAAAATTATAAGCCGATAAGCATATCGGCTTTTTTTATGCAGTGAAATCAAAGCCCGAAAGCCCGCCGTCCTCCCGGACGGCGGGCTCTGGATTCCAATGCCTGCCAAAGCCGCATTACTTTAAGGTAATCGCATCGGCAAGGTTTTCCTGATCGATAAAGGCCGTTATATACTGCCGGGCTTCACCGCGCTTCTCCAGATCCGTTTCAAAGGTATTGAGATGATACTCCTCGTCCTGGTCCAGGATATGAATGATCTCGGTATAGCCTTTCGAAATCAGGCTCCCTTTGAGCTTGATCACGGTGAGCTGCTGGTGCGGGTCCAAATCTTTTCTCACCTTTAATTGTATTGCTTTTTCCATTGTGAAAGATCTGTATGTTAGGGTAGTTGTAATTCTCCTATCAAATATAGCAATTAAGACCGCAGCCACAGCACCGGGTACTGTTAAAAAAAGACAAGCAGCATTTTACCGCACATGTTAATTTAGTAAGAAAAATAAAATTTACTGTAAGAAAAAAAATAAGGAAATGATTTAATTTTAGGGAGGCAGAATTTTAAAAACGTTTAGCCCTCACAATGGAAAATCAAAACTGGACAAAGCTAAATTACTTAATTTAAAGCGTATCTTTAAGACATGAGAAGAAACGGAGAAATAATAATAATCGAAGATGACGAGGATGACAGGCTCTTCCTTAAGGATATTTTTGAAAGCCTGGACTATCCCAACAAAATAAAATTCATTGAAGACCCAATGGATGCCCTTTCTTACCTTTCCAATTCGAAGGTGAGGCCTTTCCTTATTTTGTCAGATATCAATATGCCCAAGATTAATGGCTTTGAACTCCGCGAACAGATACTTGCCCTGGCGGAAATCCGCGAGAAATGTACTCCTTACATCTTTCTTTCCACCTCGAAAAACCCGGAAAATGTACTCAGGGCGTACCGCTGCCAAGTACAGGGATACTTTAGGAAAGAAGAAGACTTCTCAGTCTATCAAGCCATGATAAAAAACATTGTGGAATACTGGCGCCTAAGCCTTACTCCGGGATCAGCACTGTAAAAAACACATCTGCTTTATTTATATTGTACGAATCCGCCCGCTGAACTTCAGGTAAAATCTGTTGCGGCTTTCTATTTTTTTTCTTGCTCGAAACATCAAAATGGCTTTGGCTGCAAAAGCGAATCCAGCTGGGAAAGAAGCTCGCCAAAACTGTTGGGCTTGCTGATATAGGCAAGGATGTTATGCTGCCCGATTTTGCTCTTCATGAAATCCGCTGAGGGGGTCGAGATCATCACTACAGGAATATCCTTCAGCCTTGCGTCATTTTTTAAAGAGACCAGCAGCTCCAGCCCATTGATTCTGGGCATATTATAATCTAGAAAAATCAGTTCGGGCAGCTTATCAGACCCCCTGAGTTCTTCCAAGGCAGTCTGCGGACTGCTCTCCCATCGCAGCAGTATGTTTTTATTGAGCTGGTCTACCGCTTCCATAAACAGCTCGGCATCTTCACGGTCATCATCGATAAGCAGAATACTTCTATATAACATGGCGCATACATTTTTAAGCTCCTCGACTGCAGTTAAATACGGTTTTTAGTCCGATGCGGTTTGGCGCGGCAGGCAAAAAAAGATAAATCACCTATACAGCCGCCCTTAAAGGTACGGCGATTTTCTGCAGCAAATGGACGCTGGCTGCCAGATGTGGAAATTTTACAACTCTATTTTGGAATTATATAAAAAAAATGCTGCCGTGAAGATTATTTTTGCGTTTTTATAGGATTTTTCATCCTTGCCTATCTGTTTTCTTTTGGTTTTAAATTAGAACTGCAGACTATGAGAACCCTACTGTTCCTTTTTTGTACACTGGCTGTCTGGGGCTGTTATCCGCAGCAGCACCATGATCCTAAAGTGCTTCTTGCCATGGAAACCTATGCTTTTTTGAAAGGACAGAGTGCCGCCCTGAAAAAGGCCGCCAGCCAATTCCCTGCCTTTGCAAAAGAATCCAAAAAAAATGGTTTAAAAAAATAGTCGGCTCCGGCTTCCCACAGACAAAACCTTAAAAATGCCCTTGCAGTATGAAGATGTAGTGTTTGGCATTATTTAACTAAAGTTTTATGCCGCAAATGCAGTTGAAAAACTAAAGCCTTAAAAGTGACAATTTTAAAATTTTTCATAAAAATTGTATAAAAGCTGCCACAGCGGAAAAATTAATTTTACGCAAGACAAAAACTATTTTTTTACGCTGGCTGTTAGGCAGAAACAGCATACCGGATGACGAAGTCCGTTCCATCGGAACCGCAACAAAAAATAAAATTGCTTACTTTTACAAAACCAAAACTGTTATCCTGTATGCAGCAGCCCTTCCTAAAACTAGAAAATTGAATCAAGACCCAAATACTTCAGACTTTTACTTTCTTCAAAATGGAGGTGAAGCCGCCGAGCTAATTGAAAATATTGACTGGGAAAGCCATACTTTGGGCACTCCGGACACCTGGCCGGAGAACCTCAAAAACACCATTGCCACAATCGTGTCCTCAAAATTTCCGATGTTTCTCTATTGGGGTGATCAGCTGATACAGTTCTACAATGATGCCTATCGTCCCAGTTTCGGAAATGAGGGCAGACATCCCAAAGCCATGGGACAGAAAGCCGTGGACTGCTGGCCTGAAATATGGGATTTTATCCATCCGCTGATTCAAAAAGTGCTGTCAACGGGAGAAAGCATCTGGTACGACGACCTGCTGCTGCCAA
The sequence above is a segment of the Flavobacterium sp. genome. Coding sequences within it:
- a CDS encoding single-stranded DNA-binding protein; translated protein: MEITGRIVKDASVFKVKENREVVNFSIAVNDSYKPKGSTEVKKIVTYIDCSYWLRSGLAQWLKKGTLVQLFGRIGLNVYIGNDARAHGALTFHTSDIKILVFPQTQSTKAVPAAKKDNKNEEPDDLPF
- a CDS encoding Cas9 inhibitor AcrIIA9 family protein → MKASENFKNAIEKYLSTLAQGDTAFAPHFAKASKNLESCIHYIFGEVKKTGLCAFDNQEIFDMAVKYYTDDSIGTPAPIACRAVVQTPAPSDLFTQPEIPAAPVKTEPVPTVKKDVKPAAQTALTLFDL
- a CDS encoding PcfJ domain-containing protein; protein product: MTPKTIIEKQLTALSASLAPIREEVFTWAEQTIFLKWGVLSRSRFYCLDCAHVWKPSCPSTCAKFTSCPACAGRLKMMPYNQVHFKETEYFAVIERCAGFQVVRMDISHKHMKKNFAPSYFHKEVMQHWINPKGDVRTLARSTNVFSSNLDAWKFYSPLEIKPKDFIRNSRFYINPFKVYPQMKVLPILKRNGFKTSVYDIAPHLLFSSLLSDPVAETLLKSRQLNLLQYYLCASRQNIRRNWQAVKTVIRNHYKISDVPVWEDYLELLRYFKKDLSCPLYVCPENLCEAHDHFVKKKRDLLRKKKLRDLRLEIEKAQKRYANDKKRFFGLSFRDGQLSISVIEEVKDFMAEGDDLGHCVFTNEYYVRKDSLILSAKFCDKSMETIEISLSRMEILQCRGLKNKPSRHHRQILQLLSQNLYQIKERMKKRKPKIISR
- a CDS encoding response regulator, which translates into the protein MRRNGEIIIIEDDEDDRLFLKDIFESLDYPNKIKFIEDPMDALSYLSNSKVRPFLILSDINMPKINGFELREQILALAEIREKCTPYIFLSTSKNPENVLRAYRCQVQGYFRKEEDFSVYQAMIKNIVEYWRLSLTPGSAL
- a CDS encoding response regulator, encoding MLYRSILLIDDDREDAELFMEAVDQLNKNILLRWESSPQTALEELRGSDKLPELIFLDYNMPRINGLELLVSLKNDARLKDIPVVMISTPSADFMKSKIGQHNILAYISKPNSFGELLSQLDSLLQPKPF